A part of Aegilops tauschii subsp. strangulata cultivar AL8/78 chromosome 2, Aet v6.0, whole genome shotgun sequence genomic DNA contains:
- the LOC109759720 gene encoding uncharacterized protein isoform X1: MDSPRMEQQSSSSGSSSAITNPMQGVGGGGGPAPDDQQPKRPPHLSIDIPAATSAPLTPTASAEPDATPATPGSNARRTPGSGSGSGKSGAPAKPPAPQRTPSFMLRQTVRSLLPGGGSFKSSVRGYEASLSRLFSGRIARTASLPAVDHAALSASVHATDKTPPSVPAAAADKTSMHRSQSLPMNMKKFSSAKSIKRMNSLGGVYRVVPSTPRGPAATAATSNAVPDIVPTEPGAGEGEDDHGEDIAEEEAVCRICMVELSEGGGAMKLECSCRGELALAHTDCALKWFGIKGTRTCEVCKEEVQNLPVTLLRVQSTRAGDASRATGPRYVRYRLWHGTPILVVISILAYFCFLEQLLVAHNGFAALAISLPFSCILGLFSSLTTTSMVARRYVWIYAAIQFLFVVFFTHLFYRYLHLQAVISIILATFAGFGVGMIGNSIIIEVLRWRTMAPAQPRRAHRPPRVAQQQQPAPASGQPSGQPSAVGEGQRSATVDIENPAAPPA, from the exons ATGGATTCCCCGCGGATGGAGCAG cagagcagcagcagcggcaGTAGTTCTGCCATCACAAATCCAATGCAAggagtcggaggaggaggaggcccggCGCCTGACGACCAGCAGCCCAAGAGGCCGCCGCACCTCTCCATCGACATCCCGGCCGCGACCAGCGCCCCCCTCACACCGACGGCGTCGGCAGAGCCAGATGCCACACCAGCAACACCCGGCTCCAACGCCAGAAGAACACCCGGTTCTGGCTCGGGTTCCGGTAAGAGCGGTGCCCCAGCGAAGCCCCCGGCGCCGCAGCGCACGCCGTCCTTCATGCTGAGGCAGACGGTGCGGAGCCTCCTGCCGGGAGGGGGCAGCTTCAAGTCCTCCGTCAGAGGCTACGAGGCCTCCCTCTCCAGGCTCTTCAGCGGAAGGATCGCCAGGACGGCCTCGCTCCCGGCCGTGGACCACGCCGCCCTCTCGGCCTCCGTGCACGCCACAGACAAGACGCCGCCCAGCgttcctgccgccgccgct GACAAAACTAGCATGCACCGGTCGCAgtccctcccgatgaacatgaagaAGTTCAGCTCCGCCAAGAGCATCAAGAGGATGAACTCGCTCGGCGGCGTGTACCGCGTCGTCCCCTCCACGCCGcgaggccccgccgccaccgccgcgacCAGCAATGCCGTGCCGGACATAGTCCCCACAGAACCAG GGGCCGGAGAGGGGGAGGACGACCACGGGGAGGACAtcgcggaggaggaggcggtgtgCCGGATCTGCATGGTGGAGCTGTCCGAGGGGGGCGGCGCCATGAAGCTGGAGTGCTCCTGCAGGGGTGAGCTCGCACTGGCACACACCGACTGCGCGCTCAAGTGGTTCGGCATCAAGGGCACCAGGACCTGCGAGGTGTGCAAGGAGGAGGTCCAGAACCTCCCCGTCACCCTGCTACGCGTCCAGAGCACGCGCGCCGGCGACGCGAGCCGCGCCACCGGTCCGCGGTACGTCCGGTACAG GCTGTGGCATGGGACACCTATCCTTGTGGTCATCAGCATCCTCGCATACTTCTGCTTCTTGGAGCAATTGCTG GTTGCGCACAACGGCTTCGCCGCCCTGGCGATTTCGCTGCCATTCTCATGCATCCTAGGCCTCTTCTCATCACTCACCACAACAAGCATGG TGGCGAGGAGATACGTGTGGATCTACGCGGCGATCCAGTTCCTCTTCGTTGTGTTCTTCACTCATTTGTTCTACAGATAT CTGCATCTGCAGGCTGTGATATCCATCATCCTGGCCACCTTTGCGGGTTTCGGCGTGGGGATGATCGGAAACTCCATCATCATCGAGGTACTGAGGTGGAGGACTATGGCCCCGGCTCAGCCGCGCCGTGCTCACAGGCCACCACGTGTtgcgcagcagcagcagccggcCCCGGCATCCGGTCAGCCTTCAGGCCAGCCCTCAGCCGTCGGTGAGGGACAGCGTAGCGCGACCGTCGACATTGAGAATCCGGCTGCCCCTCCAGCATAA
- the LOC109759720 gene encoding uncharacterized protein isoform X2 encodes MDSPRMEQSSSSGSSSAITNPMQGVGGGGGPAPDDQQPKRPPHLSIDIPAATSAPLTPTASAEPDATPATPGSNARRTPGSGSGSGKSGAPAKPPAPQRTPSFMLRQTVRSLLPGGGSFKSSVRGYEASLSRLFSGRIARTASLPAVDHAALSASVHATDKTPPSVPAAAADKTSMHRSQSLPMNMKKFSSAKSIKRMNSLGGVYRVVPSTPRGPAATAATSNAVPDIVPTEPGAGEGEDDHGEDIAEEEAVCRICMVELSEGGGAMKLECSCRGELALAHTDCALKWFGIKGTRTCEVCKEEVQNLPVTLLRVQSTRAGDASRATGPRYVRYRLWHGTPILVVISILAYFCFLEQLLVAHNGFAALAISLPFSCILGLFSSLTTTSMVARRYVWIYAAIQFLFVVFFTHLFYRYLHLQAVISIILATFAGFGVGMIGNSIIIEVLRWRTMAPAQPRRAHRPPRVAQQQQPAPASGQPSGQPSAVGEGQRSATVDIENPAAPPA; translated from the exons ATGGATTCCCCGCGGATGGAGCAG agcagcagcagcggcaGTAGTTCTGCCATCACAAATCCAATGCAAggagtcggaggaggaggaggcccggCGCCTGACGACCAGCAGCCCAAGAGGCCGCCGCACCTCTCCATCGACATCCCGGCCGCGACCAGCGCCCCCCTCACACCGACGGCGTCGGCAGAGCCAGATGCCACACCAGCAACACCCGGCTCCAACGCCAGAAGAACACCCGGTTCTGGCTCGGGTTCCGGTAAGAGCGGTGCCCCAGCGAAGCCCCCGGCGCCGCAGCGCACGCCGTCCTTCATGCTGAGGCAGACGGTGCGGAGCCTCCTGCCGGGAGGGGGCAGCTTCAAGTCCTCCGTCAGAGGCTACGAGGCCTCCCTCTCCAGGCTCTTCAGCGGAAGGATCGCCAGGACGGCCTCGCTCCCGGCCGTGGACCACGCCGCCCTCTCGGCCTCCGTGCACGCCACAGACAAGACGCCGCCCAGCgttcctgccgccgccgct GACAAAACTAGCATGCACCGGTCGCAgtccctcccgatgaacatgaagaAGTTCAGCTCCGCCAAGAGCATCAAGAGGATGAACTCGCTCGGCGGCGTGTACCGCGTCGTCCCCTCCACGCCGcgaggccccgccgccaccgccgcgacCAGCAATGCCGTGCCGGACATAGTCCCCACAGAACCAG GGGCCGGAGAGGGGGAGGACGACCACGGGGAGGACAtcgcggaggaggaggcggtgtgCCGGATCTGCATGGTGGAGCTGTCCGAGGGGGGCGGCGCCATGAAGCTGGAGTGCTCCTGCAGGGGTGAGCTCGCACTGGCACACACCGACTGCGCGCTCAAGTGGTTCGGCATCAAGGGCACCAGGACCTGCGAGGTGTGCAAGGAGGAGGTCCAGAACCTCCCCGTCACCCTGCTACGCGTCCAGAGCACGCGCGCCGGCGACGCGAGCCGCGCCACCGGTCCGCGGTACGTCCGGTACAG GCTGTGGCATGGGACACCTATCCTTGTGGTCATCAGCATCCTCGCATACTTCTGCTTCTTGGAGCAATTGCTG GTTGCGCACAACGGCTTCGCCGCCCTGGCGATTTCGCTGCCATTCTCATGCATCCTAGGCCTCTTCTCATCACTCACCACAACAAGCATGG TGGCGAGGAGATACGTGTGGATCTACGCGGCGATCCAGTTCCTCTTCGTTGTGTTCTTCACTCATTTGTTCTACAGATAT CTGCATCTGCAGGCTGTGATATCCATCATCCTGGCCACCTTTGCGGGTTTCGGCGTGGGGATGATCGGAAACTCCATCATCATCGAGGTACTGAGGTGGAGGACTATGGCCCCGGCTCAGCCGCGCCGTGCTCACAGGCCACCACGTGTtgcgcagcagcagcagccggcCCCGGCATCCGGTCAGCCTTCAGGCCAGCCCTCAGCCGTCGGTGAGGGACAGCGTAGCGCGACCGTCGACATTGAGAATCCGGCTGCCCCTCCAGCATAA
- the LOC109759720 gene encoding uncharacterized protein isoform X3: MQGVGGGGGPAPDDQQPKRPPHLSIDIPAATSAPLTPTASAEPDATPATPGSNARRTPGSGSGSGKSGAPAKPPAPQRTPSFMLRQTVRSLLPGGGSFKSSVRGYEASLSRLFSGRIARTASLPAVDHAALSASVHATDKTPPSVPAAAADKTSMHRSQSLPMNMKKFSSAKSIKRMNSLGGVYRVVPSTPRGPAATAATSNAVPDIVPTEPGAGEGEDDHGEDIAEEEAVCRICMVELSEGGGAMKLECSCRGELALAHTDCALKWFGIKGTRTCEVCKEEVQNLPVTLLRVQSTRAGDASRATGPRYVRYRLWHGTPILVVISILAYFCFLEQLLVAHNGFAALAISLPFSCILGLFSSLTTTSMVARRYVWIYAAIQFLFVVFFTHLFYRYLHLQAVISIILATFAGFGVGMIGNSIIIEVLRWRTMAPAQPRRAHRPPRVAQQQQPAPASGQPSGQPSAVGEGQRSATVDIENPAAPPA, from the exons ATGCAAggagtcggaggaggaggaggcccggCGCCTGACGACCAGCAGCCCAAGAGGCCGCCGCACCTCTCCATCGACATCCCGGCCGCGACCAGCGCCCCCCTCACACCGACGGCGTCGGCAGAGCCAGATGCCACACCAGCAACACCCGGCTCCAACGCCAGAAGAACACCCGGTTCTGGCTCGGGTTCCGGTAAGAGCGGTGCCCCAGCGAAGCCCCCGGCGCCGCAGCGCACGCCGTCCTTCATGCTGAGGCAGACGGTGCGGAGCCTCCTGCCGGGAGGGGGCAGCTTCAAGTCCTCCGTCAGAGGCTACGAGGCCTCCCTCTCCAGGCTCTTCAGCGGAAGGATCGCCAGGACGGCCTCGCTCCCGGCCGTGGACCACGCCGCCCTCTCGGCCTCCGTGCACGCCACAGACAAGACGCCGCCCAGCgttcctgccgccgccgct GACAAAACTAGCATGCACCGGTCGCAgtccctcccgatgaacatgaagaAGTTCAGCTCCGCCAAGAGCATCAAGAGGATGAACTCGCTCGGCGGCGTGTACCGCGTCGTCCCCTCCACGCCGcgaggccccgccgccaccgccgcgacCAGCAATGCCGTGCCGGACATAGTCCCCACAGAACCAG GGGCCGGAGAGGGGGAGGACGACCACGGGGAGGACAtcgcggaggaggaggcggtgtgCCGGATCTGCATGGTGGAGCTGTCCGAGGGGGGCGGCGCCATGAAGCTGGAGTGCTCCTGCAGGGGTGAGCTCGCACTGGCACACACCGACTGCGCGCTCAAGTGGTTCGGCATCAAGGGCACCAGGACCTGCGAGGTGTGCAAGGAGGAGGTCCAGAACCTCCCCGTCACCCTGCTACGCGTCCAGAGCACGCGCGCCGGCGACGCGAGCCGCGCCACCGGTCCGCGGTACGTCCGGTACAG GCTGTGGCATGGGACACCTATCCTTGTGGTCATCAGCATCCTCGCATACTTCTGCTTCTTGGAGCAATTGCTG GTTGCGCACAACGGCTTCGCCGCCCTGGCGATTTCGCTGCCATTCTCATGCATCCTAGGCCTCTTCTCATCACTCACCACAACAAGCATGG TGGCGAGGAGATACGTGTGGATCTACGCGGCGATCCAGTTCCTCTTCGTTGTGTTCTTCACTCATTTGTTCTACAGATAT CTGCATCTGCAGGCTGTGATATCCATCATCCTGGCCACCTTTGCGGGTTTCGGCGTGGGGATGATCGGAAACTCCATCATCATCGAGGTACTGAGGTGGAGGACTATGGCCCCGGCTCAGCCGCGCCGTGCTCACAGGCCACCACGTGTtgcgcagcagcagcagccggcCCCGGCATCCGGTCAGCCTTCAGGCCAGCCCTCAGCCGTCGGTGAGGGACAGCGTAGCGCGACCGTCGACATTGAGAATCCGGCTGCCCCTCCAGCATAA
- the LOC109759727 gene encoding zinc finger CCCH domain-containing protein 24: MSKAQMGWAQRLFGKKPIRNPPRSQKTAGALPENLFRKPSVPAAMEDTTTPPQQQPEQQAPELTGEKRKREEESPAAASGENPAMEDATQPPAPPQQQEAEAAGEKRKREEDSPEAAAVDAEPPPASTPAPAGGGERHPMSKTSLCSFFRRRGGGPDGCNHGEACRYAHTEEELRPRPDGTWDPTSDRAKKLRRVSEEEGEGAAGEERARDRWGQEEVTFDESSLDKCLVGLSRHWLTDRLKSFLDEQGISYAVAKKKKGMTVGFVTFETVEQLRNAVEVLKENRSGGKQIKIADANRRSHQKLHAEGPVSNNGAATENSSDAAAPADGASGPEAAGASKRTVRDAVTPLAHMAYSDQLEHKKSSVAQLLKKLTRNAKKACPADVTLPDWISNAKQIGGLSCKLEGILESPVIDGYRNKCEFSVGHSLAGKKTVGFMLGNFREGVTAVEEPVDCPNVSAMSCKYAMIFQDFLQLSCLPAWNRVDNSGFWRQFTVREGRSPAQAVVAQDTQTQISEVMIIIQVCSTGVDEVLMKDEFAKLSKTLVQGAATCSPPLPLTTIVVQDHVGISNVAPADCPLIPLLAPEVDQSEEGAVDKTRIHDHISNLRFSLSPTAFFQVNTLAAERLYTLAGDWANLNSDTLLFDVCCGTGTIGLTLAHRVGMVVGIEMNESAVVDAQRNALINGIKNCRFVCGKAEDVMGSLLTEYLGSPQQHIAASESNSEVNGTGKKEDIVGGAENNGKSTESLTEKNDSSEINEDLDDGVSKELEGGHEQCNEAVRNQNSEEASSLVNEESIDAKAADCSEHTKTREEGSSISKNDVLAATACQFKNFVAIVDPPRAGLHPTVIKVLRTHPRIRRLVYISCNPDTLVANAIELCTPSTEHREKNKGHRGWRNMSSAGLARQRTKSMPNSEPFVPKRAMAVDLFPHTSHCEMVMLFER, encoded by the exons ATGTCAAAGGCCCAAATGGGTTGGGCCCAAAGGCTTTTCGGCAAAAAGCCTATTAGAAATCCGCCTCGATCTCAGAAAACAGCCGGAGCTCTCCCCGAAAACCTTTTCCGCAAACCCTCCGTCCCCGCAGCCATGGAGGACACCACCACGCCGCCGCAGCAACAGCCGGAGCAGCAGGCGCCCGAGCTCACCGGCGAGAAGCGCAAGAGGGAGGAGGAGTCTCCGGCGGCAGCCTCCGGAGAGAATCCAGCCATGGAGGACGCCACgcagccgccggcgccgccccagcagcaggaggccgaggccgccggGGAGAAGCGCAAGAGGGAGGAGGATTCGCCGGAGGCAGCCGCCGTAGACGCAGAACCGCCACCAGCATCCACCCCCGCCCCCGCCGGCGGGGGCGAGCGGCACCCGATGTCGAAGACGAGCCTGTGCTCCTTCTTCCGGCGGCGGGGGGGCGGCCCGGACGGGTGCAACCACGGGGAGGCGTGCCGGTACGCGCACACGGAGGAGGAGCTGCGGCCGCGGCCGGACGGCACGTGGGACCCCACCTCCGACCGGGCCAAGAAGCTGCGCAGggtctccgaggaggagggggagggggcggccggggaGGAGAGGGCGAGGGACCGGTGGGGGCAGGAGGAGGTGACCTTCGACGAGAGCTCGCTCGACAAGTGCCTCGTCGGGCTCTCCAGGCACTGGCTCACCGACAGGCTCAAGTCCTTCCTCGACGAGCAG GGAATCTCGTATGCTGtagcaaagaagaagaaaggaatgaCTGTTGGTTTTGTGACGTTTGAAACTGTTGAACAACTGAGAAATGCCGTGGAG GTCCTTAAGGAGAATCGATCTGGTGGAAAGCAAATAAAGATAGCAGATGCCAATCGCAGGTCTCATCAGAAGTTGCATGCAGAAGGACCGGTATCTAATAATGGAGCAGCAACAGAAAACAGTAGTGACGCTGCTGCTCCTGCTGACGGAGCATCCGGACCTGAAGCAGCAGGAGCTAGTAAAAGAACTGTGCGTGACGCAGTTACGCCCCTTGCGCATATGGCATACAGTGATCAGCTAGAGCACAAAAAAAGTTCAGTTGCACAGTTACTTAAGAAACTT ACTCGGAATGCTAAGAAAGCTTGCCCAGCTGATGTTACATTACCAGATTGGATTTCCAACGCAAAGCAAATTG GTGGTCTTTCTTGCAAGCTTGAAGGCATTCTGGAGTCCCCAGTGATTGATGGGTATCGTAATAAGTGTGAGTTCTCTGTGGGACATTCCTTGGCGGGTAAAAAGACGGTAGGGTTTATGCTTGGGAATTTCAG GGAAGGTGTGACTGCTGTTGAGGAACCTGTGGACTGCCCAAATGTTTCAGCAATGTCCTGTAAATATGCTATGATATTCCAAGATTTTCTGCAGTTATCATGCTTACCCGCGTGGAACAGAGTTGATAATTCTGGGTTTTGGCGCCAATTCACA GTTCGAGAGGGAAGAAGCCCAGCTCAAGCTGTTGTTGCACAAGATACACAAACACAAATATCGGAAGTCATGATTATTATCCAG GTATGCTCCACAGGTGTTGATGAGGTACTGATGAAAGATGAGTTTGCCAAATTGTCCAAGACACTGGTGCAGGGGGCTGCAACATGCTCACCTCCATTGCCTCTAACAACTATAGTAGTTCAA GATCACGTAGGAATATCAAATGTAGCACCAGCTGACTGTCCACTGATCCCACTATTGGCTCCAGAAGTGGACCAATCAGAAGAGGGAGCAGTGGATAAAACAAGAATCCATGACCACATCAGCAATCTTCGGTTCTCTCTATCACCAACAGCATTTTTTCAG GTTAATACTCTTGCTGCAGAAAGATTGTACACCCTTGCTGGTGATTGGGCCAATCTCAATTCGGACACATTACTTTTTGACGTATGCTGTGGGACTGGAACAATTGGCCTGACATTAGCACACCGTGTTGGAATG GTTGTTGGAATTGAAATGAATGAATCAGCGGTTGTGGATGCTCAGAGAAATGCTCTTATTAACGGTATAAAAAATTGCCGTTTTGTCTGCGGGAAG GCTGAAGATGTGATGGGGTCTCTTCTCACAGAGTATCTTGGTTCGCCACAGCAGCATATTGCAGCTTCTGAAAGTAATTCAGAAGTTAATGGTACAGGAAAAAAAGAGGATATAGTTGGTGGTGCAGAGAATAATGGTAAAAGTACGGAGAGCTTAACAGAGAAAAATGACAGTAGTGAGATAAATGAGGACTTGGATGATGGGGTTAGCAAAGAGTTGGAAGGTGGACATGAGCAATGCAATGAGGCTGTTCGTAACCAAAATAGCGAGGAAGCATCATCATTGGTCAATGAGGAGTCCATTGATGCAAAAGCAGCTGACTGTTCAGAGCACACCAAAACACGCGAGGAAGGTTCTTCGATTTCTAAAAATGATGTGCTTGCAGCTACTGCATGTCAGTTCAAGAACTTTGTTGCTATTGTAGACCCTCCACGTGCCGGGCTTCACCCTACG GTGATCAAGGTATTGAGGACGCATCCACGCATTCGTCGCCTAGT GTACATTTCCTGCAATCCAGACACTCTAGTTGCCAACGCGATCGAGCTCTGCACCCCATCAACCGAGCACAGGGAAAAGAACAAGGGCCACCGTGGATGGCGAAACATGAGCAGCGCCGGGCTTGCGAGGCAGAGGACCAAGTCGATGCCCAACTCGGAGCCCTTTGTCCCCAAGAGGGCCATGGCCGTCGATCTGTTTCCCCACACCTCGCACTGCGAGATGGTCATGCTCTTCGAGAGGTGA